The Mycobacterium haemophilum DSM 44634 sequence TTCGACATCGTGGCCACCATGGCGGAGGAGACCAAGCGGCCCCAGAGCGATGTTCCGAAGGGGATCCTGGCGTCGCTGGGGATCGTGACCCTGCTCTACGTCGCGGTCTCGGTCGTGCTGTCGGGAATGGTTTCCTACACCCAGCTCAAGACCGTTCCCGGCCATGGTCCGGCAAACCTGGCCACCGCATTCGCGGCCAACGGGGTGAACTGGGCAAGCAAAGTCATTTCCGTCGGGGCGTTGGCCGGATTGACCACCGTGGTGATGGTGCTGACGCTCGGGCAATGCCGGGTCTTGTTCGCCATGGCACGGGACGGGCTGTTGCCCCGGGGGCTGGCGAGAACCGGTTCGCGCGGCACCCCGGTCCGGACCACCGCGCTCGTTGCGGCGGTGGTCGGTACGACGGCGGCGGTGTTTCCGATAGCCAAGCTCGAGGAGATGGTCAACGTTGGAACGTTGTTCGCGTTCGTCCTGGTGTCGGCTGGGGTGATTGTCCTGCGCCGAACGCGGCCGGACCTGCAGCGGGGGTTCCGTGCGCCGTGGGTGCCGTTGCTGCCGATCGCGTCGATCTGCGCCTCAGTGTGGCTGATGCTGAACCTGACCGCGTTGACCTGGATCCGGTTCGCCGTCTGGCTGTTGGTGGGAATCGCGATCTACGTCGGATACGGACACCAGCACTCGGTGCAAGGTCGTCGAGAGGCTCACCAGACCCACCACGCCAACCAGGACAAACGCGACCCAGATCTCGACACCGACAACGCGGTGGCGTAGAACCCCAGGATCCAGTGAGTTTACAAAATTGCGTCTTATGTCTAGACATAAGACGCAATTTGCCGTATTGTCCAATCTGGCCTCGGGGGACTGACTAGGAGGTGGGCGC is a genomic window containing:
- a CDS encoding APC family permease, which produces MASRWRMKSVEQSIADTDEPSTRLRKDLTWRDLVVFGVSVVVGAGIFTVTASTAGDITGPAIWVAFLIAAATCALAALCYAEFASTLPVAGSGYTFSYATFGEFLAWLIGWNLLLEMAMGAAVVAKGWSSYLGTVFGFVDGTVGLGTVQLDWGSLLIVSVVATLCALGTKLSSRFSAVVTGIKVSVVILVVVVGAFYIKAANYSPFIPSPEAGHDASGVNQSVLSLLTGAHSSNYGWYGVLAGASIVFFAFIGFDIVATMAEETKRPQSDVPKGILASLGIVTLLYVAVSVVLSGMVSYTQLKTVPGHGPANLATAFAANGVNWASKVISVGALAGLTTVVMVLTLGQCRVLFAMARDGLLPRGLARTGSRGTPVRTTALVAAVVGTTAAVFPIAKLEEMVNVGTLFAFVLVSAGVIVLRRTRPDLQRGFRAPWVPLLPIASICASVWLMLNLTALTWIRFAVWLLVGIAIYVGYGHQHSVQGRREAHQTHHANQDKRDPDLDTDNAVA